The genomic stretch CGTCTTTGAACCGGCAACGATCACGCATTTTACAATTTTGAAATTCAGCCTTAATTACATCACGCTGCATCCAGCTTTTAATGGTGATTTGAAAGTAGTTGACCAAATAAAACACCTCATGCACAATCTTTGGATAAAAGAAAATAAAATTCAAATAACCCCACCTTATGATCAGATTATTGAACGCACGTTTACGAATATGGTAGATGCCAGCAATGTAACACAACAAATCAATTCAGTTTGGCTATACCATCAGTTTCTATCCATAATGGATATCCTTCGTACTAATATTTACCATTCATTAGGTCGACAGCCTCTCTCTGGTAATATTGATAATCTCTTAGATTATATCCACGAGCATATTTATCAACCTAAAATGCTACATATAAGAAATATAGCAAGTCGTTTTCACATTTCAGAAAGGTACTTTAGTAATTATTTTCGGAAAACCTATGGTCACTCGTATAGGGACTATATCCAGCGCTATAAACTGAATCTGATTGAAAGTCGATTAATGATTTCCAATATCAACATGAAAAAAATCGCCGAAGAATTCGGATTTCATGATGTCAGTCATTTTTACCAATATTACAAGACTATGAGAAACGACAGTCCCATCAACTTCAGAAAGAAATCTTTACTTAATCACATTCAAAAAGATTAAATAAAACCAACATTTCAGACCTTTATATATAGTCCATTAGCGGCATTAGTCGCTAAAGCACA from Arachidicoccus sp. BS20 encodes the following:
- a CDS encoding AraC family transcriptional regulator, producing the protein MKLVQFLPLVIEDYEDDIQHFPKHSHNYYEIVYIFNGTGVHILNEKRLYYEPGDVYLISPTDHHVFEPATITHFTILKFSLNYITLHPAFNGDLKVVDQIKHLMHNLWIKENKIQITPPYDQIIERTFTNMVDASNVTQQINSVWLYHQFLSIMDILRTNIYHSLGRQPLSGNIDNLLDYIHEHIYQPKMLHIRNIASRFHISERYFSNYFRKTYGHSYRDYIQRYKLNLIESRLMISNINMKKIAEEFGFHDVSHFYQYYKTMRNDSPINFRKKSLLNHIQKD